One window from the genome of Verrucomicrobiia bacterium encodes:
- a CDS encoding biopolymer transporter ExbD, which produces MRFPRSTRLFRGQLDLAPFLCVIFLTAFVLVLRDFLVLPRGALLDLPDTEAPLALEPGRPFLIVAMDASRRLYFDNQITDRTALEVELSRRASRGGHPNALLIQADQSIPYGELADLAALARRAGIQEIVLGATRSRVGRGLPR; this is translated from the coding sequence ATGAGATTTCCCAGATCCACCCGCCTGTTCCGGGGTCAGCTCGACCTCGCACCCTTCCTTTGCGTGATCTTCCTCACGGCATTTGTGCTGGTGTTGCGGGATTTCCTCGTGCTGCCCCGCGGGGCGCTCCTGGATCTGCCCGACACAGAGGCCCCGCTGGCGCTGGAGCCCGGACGGCCGTTCCTCATCGTGGCAATGGACGCCTCGCGCCGTCTGTACTTCGACAACCAGATCACCGACCGGACCGCGCTGGAGGTTGAGCTGTCGCGCCGGGCATCCCGTGGGGGACACCCCAATGCGCTGCTGATCCAGGCCGACCAGAGCATCCCCTACGGGGAACTGGCGGACCTCGCCGCCCTGGCACGGCGGGCGGGAATCCAGGAAATCGTGCTGGGCGCCACCCGCAGCCGCGTCGGGCGCGGGCTTCCACGATGA
- a CDS encoding MotA/TolQ/ExbB proton channel family protein, translating to MPATAAHFGLMFWVLVLVSAAALAVVIERVLYFHRVQIDSAQFLAGVRNVLRRDNVIEALSICDATRGPVARIVKTAILHREGGRARVEEVIEEVGQVEVPRLEHHLPFLATVAQVAPLLGLIGTLFGFARVFRELRNPDGVAYGYAAPGQMFDGLMQSLYVAAMGIGIAAFCYAAYNYLVHRVNLIVLDMERASREAVRLTTSEPDGDEVDEPAPMPATSRTA from the coding sequence ATGCCCGCCACCGCGGCCCACTTCGGGCTGATGTTCTGGGTCCTGGTCCTCGTCAGCGCCGCCGCGCTCGCGGTGGTCATCGAGCGCGTGCTGTATTTCCATCGGGTCCAGATTGACTCCGCCCAGTTCCTCGCCGGCGTCCGCAACGTGCTGCGACGCGACAACGTCATCGAGGCGCTGTCCATCTGCGATGCCACTCGGGGCCCGGTCGCCCGCATCGTCAAGACCGCCATCCTGCACCGGGAGGGCGGACGCGCCCGCGTGGAGGAGGTCATTGAGGAGGTCGGTCAGGTGGAGGTGCCGCGGCTGGAGCATCACCTGCCCTTTCTGGCAACGGTGGCCCAGGTGGCGCCCCTGCTGGGATTGATCGGCACCCTGTTCGGGTTCGCCCGGGTGTTTCGCGAACTGCGCAATCCGGACGGTGTCGCCTATGGCTACGCCGCCCCCGGCCAGATGTTCGACGGGCTGATGCAGTCCCTGTACGTCGCCGCGATGGGCATCGGCATCGCCGCCTTTTGTTACGCGGCCTACAACTACCTCGTCCACCGGGTCAACCTGATCGTGCTCGACATGGAGCGTGCCAGTCGCGAGGCGGTCCGCCTGACCACCAGCGAGCCCGATGGCGACGAGGTGGACGAGCCCGCGCCGATGCCGGCGACCTCACGAACTGCATGA
- the dapB gene encoding 4-hydroxy-tetrahydrodipicolinate reductase, with the protein MTRIVINGARGRMGQALLARAADLPAVTVVGAVDQGDDLSAALSGADVVIDFSFHEVTAAVASLCARQDRALVIGTTGHSEPEKAAIREQSARIPMVWASNYSTGVNTLFWLTRRAAEILGPGFDLEVVEMHHRMKRDAPSGTAATLLEILGDVRKVSLETALRHGRQGITGERTASEIGIHALRGGDVVGDHTVILAGPGERVELTHRASSRDTFASGALRAAEWVVGRPPGIYSMQQVLGLE; encoded by the coding sequence ATGACTCGCATCGTGATCAATGGGGCCCGCGGGCGCATGGGCCAGGCGCTGCTGGCCCGGGCTGCGGACCTCCCTGCGGTGACCGTGGTGGGTGCCGTGGACCAGGGCGACGACCTGTCGGCGGCGCTGTCCGGCGCCGATGTGGTGATTGACTTCTCATTCCACGAAGTGACGGCTGCCGTCGCCTCGCTGTGTGCGCGGCAGGACCGCGCCCTGGTGATCGGGACCACCGGTCACTCGGAGCCGGAAAAGGCGGCAATCCGGGAGCAGTCGGCCCGGATCCCGATGGTCTGGGCCTCCAACTATTCCACCGGGGTCAACACCCTGTTCTGGCTCACCCGGCGCGCCGCCGAGATCCTGGGGCCCGGTTTCGATCTGGAGGTGGTGGAGATGCACCACCGGATGAAGCGCGACGCCCCCAGCGGCACCGCGGCCACGTTGCTCGAGATCCTGGGCGACGTGCGAAAGGTCTCCCTGGAGACCGCCCTTCGGCACGGCCGCCAGGGCATCACCGGCGAGCGGACCGCGTCGGAGATCGGCATCCATGCGCTGCGCGGTGGCGACGTGGTCGGGGACCACACGGTGATTCTTGCCGGGCCGGGGGAGCGTGTGGAGTTGACCCATCGGGCCTCCAGTCGCGACACCTTCGCTTCGGGCGCCCTGCGCGCTGCCGAGTGGGTGGTCGGACGGCCCCCGGGCATCTACTCGATGCAACAGGTGCTCGGTCTGGAGTGA
- the folK gene encoding 2-amino-4-hydroxy-6-hydroxymethyldihydropteridine diphosphokinase, translating to MPGRPSRATPGSCVCVALGSNLGDSPRLLVEAMDALDRIATGAVRRSSIWWSTPDACPPGSPVFANAAVVLAPRRGETPESLLAKLQALEREFGRRPKQVLNEARPLDLDLIAWAGEVRSGPVLTLPHPRAHLRRFVLAPLAELVPEFVLPGQVRTVCELLDRAPPDPGLRRWGSPAGGL from the coding sequence ATGCCCGGCAGACCTTCCAGAGCGACCCCGGGGTCCTGCGTGTGCGTCGCCCTGGGATCCAACCTTGGAGATTCTCCGAGGCTGCTGGTCGAGGCGATGGATGCGCTCGACCGGATCGCGACCGGTGCGGTCCGGCGCTCCTCCATCTGGTGGAGCACGCCGGACGCCTGTCCTCCCGGGTCCCCGGTGTTTGCCAACGCGGCGGTGGTGTTGGCTCCGCGCAGGGGGGAGACGCCCGAATCCCTGCTGGCCAAACTTCAGGCGCTGGAGCGCGAGTTCGGACGCCGCCCCAAGCAGGTCCTCAACGAGGCGCGTCCGCTCGACCTCGATCTGATTGCCTGGGCGGGGGAAGTTCGGTCCGGACCGGTCCTCACGCTGCCCCATCCGCGGGCGCACCTGAGGCGCTTCGTGCTGGCGCCGCTCGCGGAATTGGTGCCGGAGTTCGTGCTCCCGGGCCAGGTCCGGACTGTTTGCGAGCTGCTGGATCGGGCCCCACCCGACCCGGGGTTGAGGCGATGGGGGTCCCCGGCCGGCGGGCTGTGA
- a CDS encoding Rne/Rng family ribonuclease — protein MSQHVFKRNRGPLRFKPAHGLATPKPGRAAAAILSGKPDDKPDDDRFPDRRRQEAEIGRAENLAAGLPADSPESPEEPVGTRRDRRFRRPEPRPRAGLDAGNDPEEPDTDGAGTPEAALKPPAGLLDKARSAVREAVRKVRQLIEPEPRRNIEVIINAEPLETRVAVLEESRLNDFTVERTNTERLVGSVYKGKVRNLEDGLKAAFVDIGFDKNAFLHYWDIIPSPFDSSIELVEREDRKRARKDKPKITTKDVPRLYPVGSEIIVQVTKGPIGTKGPRVTTNLALPGRYLVLLPNSEQCGISRKIEDPAERQRLKKILRELTLPEGMGVIIRTAGEDKLRRYFIRDLALLLEEWKRVQDKTTGGTAPCCVFQEPDLIERTVRDFLTEDVDRIIIDDHKQFQRVQDLIGRISRRSAKKIAFYNEAEPLFDRYNITRQLEQAFGRQVTLKSGGYLIIDETEALVAIDVNTGRHKGSKDHDQNLLKVNLEAADEICRQLRLRNMGGIIVLDFIDMKSRKDQQTLYQRMKGNLRRDRAKTHILPLSQLGLMEMTRQRHTESVADAMLVDCPHCRGRGVVKSPESMSVEIQRKLTAIMKARPRDESDFQLRIHCHPAVLERLRTQDERLLIELEKKFYAKLAFRPEPAFHNEQWRIMDAITNVELGRSAA, from the coding sequence ATGAGCCAGCACGTCTTCAAACGCAACCGCGGTCCGCTGAGGTTCAAACCCGCGCACGGTCTCGCCACCCCGAAGCCCGGGCGTGCCGCCGCCGCAATCCTTTCCGGGAAACCCGACGACAAACCCGACGACGACCGGTTCCCGGACCGCCGGCGCCAGGAGGCCGAGATCGGCCGCGCCGAGAACCTCGCGGCGGGTCTCCCTGCCGACAGCCCGGAGTCGCCCGAGGAGCCCGTCGGGACCCGACGGGATCGCCGGTTCCGACGTCCGGAGCCCCGGCCCCGTGCCGGTCTCGACGCCGGAAACGATCCGGAGGAACCCGACACCGATGGGGCCGGCACACCCGAGGCCGCGCTCAAGCCCCCCGCAGGCCTGCTCGACAAGGCCCGCAGCGCCGTCCGGGAGGCGGTCCGGAAGGTCCGCCAACTGATCGAGCCGGAGCCCCGCCGGAACATCGAGGTCATCATCAACGCCGAGCCCCTGGAAACGCGGGTCGCCGTGCTCGAGGAGTCCCGCCTCAATGACTTCACGGTCGAGCGCACCAACACCGAACGGCTGGTCGGCAGCGTGTACAAGGGGAAGGTTCGCAACCTGGAGGACGGCCTCAAGGCGGCGTTCGTGGACATCGGCTTCGACAAGAACGCGTTCCTCCACTACTGGGACATCATCCCAAGCCCCTTCGACTCCAGCATCGAGCTGGTGGAGCGCGAAGACCGCAAGCGCGCCCGCAAGGACAAGCCGAAAATCACCACCAAGGACGTCCCGCGCCTCTACCCCGTCGGCAGCGAAATCATTGTCCAGGTCACCAAGGGCCCCATTGGCACCAAGGGGCCCCGCGTCACCACCAACCTCGCGCTGCCCGGACGTTACCTGGTCCTGCTGCCCAATTCCGAGCAGTGCGGCATCAGCCGCAAGATCGAAGATCCCGCCGAGCGTCAGCGGCTGAAAAAGATTCTCCGCGAGCTCACCCTGCCGGAGGGGATGGGGGTGATCATCCGCACCGCCGGGGAGGACAAGCTCCGCCGCTACTTCATCCGGGATCTCGCCCTGCTTCTGGAGGAATGGAAGCGGGTGCAGGACAAGACCACGGGCGGTACCGCCCCCTGCTGCGTGTTCCAGGAGCCCGATCTGATCGAGCGCACCGTCCGGGACTTCCTGACCGAGGACGTGGACCGCATCATCATAGACGATCACAAGCAGTTTCAGCGGGTGCAGGACCTCATCGGACGCATCAGCCGCCGGTCCGCAAAGAAGATCGCCTTCTACAATGAGGCCGAGCCGTTGTTCGACCGGTACAACATCACGCGGCAGTTGGAGCAGGCCTTCGGCCGGCAGGTGACGCTCAAGAGCGGCGGCTACCTGATCATTGACGAGACCGAGGCGCTCGTGGCCATTGACGTCAACACCGGCCGCCACAAGGGATCCAAGGACCACGATCAGAATCTGCTCAAGGTGAACCTGGAGGCCGCCGACGAAATCTGCCGCCAGCTCCGGCTGCGCAACATGGGCGGCATCATCGTCCTGGACTTCATTGACATGAAGTCCCGCAAGGATCAGCAGACGCTCTATCAGCGCATGAAGGGGAACCTCCGGCGCGACCGGGCCAAGACACACATCCTGCCCCTGAGCCAGCTCGGCCTGATGGAAATGACGCGCCAGCGCCACACCGAGTCGGTCGCCGACGCCATGCTCGTGGATTGCCCGCACTGCCGCGGCCGGGGCGTGGTGAAGAGTCCGGAGAGCATGAGCGTGGAGATCCAGCGCAAGCTCACGGCGATCATGAAGGCCCGGCCGCGCGACGAGAGCGACTTCCAGCTGCGCATCCACTGCCATCCCGCGGTGCTCGAACGTCTGCGCACCCAGGACGAGCGGCTGTTGATCGAGCTGGAGAAGAAGTTCTACGCCAAACTGGCCTTCCGTCCCGAGCCGGCCTTCCACAACGAGCAGTGGCGCATCATGGACGCCATCACCAACGTCGAACTCGGCCGCAGCGCCGCCTGA
- the rodA gene encoding rod shape-determining protein RodA — protein MTWDLPTVRPERRVEWPLWLAVAGLMVLGAAFIFSATGAADAAANLPWWRFRVVNQVVAYLLGIALVGALCLVDYSRLARWSLVAYWISILLLLAVAFLGVSRLGARRWLDFGMVQFQPSELAKLTFLFALANFLSRPPGELGSPALFAKAMGMTLLPFALILKQPDLGSSLVFLPVALTMMFVAGVPRRFLARFLGGGALLVTLILVDVLYAPPGWRFVKLEEYQKQRLLVYFGLDFAPRSATPAERLLARTEQENKSYNVRQALISVGSGGLTGKGWRDGTQSALGYLPRAVAHNDFIFSVIAEEKGFLGSVTVLTLYGLVLFSGLRIAARARDRLGRLLAVGVVTLLFTHVFVNIGMNIRLVPVTGIPLPLLSAGGTSVVCSLIAIGILQNIHLHRRHF, from the coding sequence ATGACCTGGGACCTCCCCACCGTGCGCCCGGAACGCCGGGTCGAATGGCCGCTCTGGCTGGCCGTTGCCGGGCTGATGGTCCTCGGCGCCGCATTCATCTTCTCCGCGACCGGCGCCGCCGATGCCGCGGCAAACCTTCCCTGGTGGCGGTTCCGCGTCGTCAACCAGGTCGTCGCCTACCTCCTGGGGATCGCCCTGGTCGGCGCCCTGTGCCTGGTGGATTACAGCCGACTGGCCCGCTGGTCGCTCGTGGCCTACTGGATTTCCATCCTCCTGCTCCTCGCGGTGGCCTTCCTTGGGGTGTCCCGGCTGGGCGCCCGCCGCTGGCTGGACTTCGGGATGGTCCAGTTTCAGCCGAGCGAACTGGCCAAGCTCACCTTCCTGTTTGCCCTGGCCAACTTCCTGTCACGCCCGCCCGGAGAGCTGGGGTCGCCGGCGCTCTTCGCCAAGGCCATGGGCATGACCCTCCTGCCCTTTGCGCTGATCCTCAAGCAGCCCGACCTCGGTTCGTCCCTCGTCTTCCTGCCAGTCGCGTTGACCATGATGTTTGTCGCCGGAGTGCCCCGCCGGTTTCTCGCCCGGTTCCTCGGCGGCGGCGCGCTGCTGGTCACCCTGATCCTGGTGGATGTGCTCTACGCACCCCCGGGATGGCGCTTCGTCAAGCTGGAGGAATACCAGAAGCAGCGGCTGCTGGTGTACTTCGGACTCGACTTCGCCCCGCGCAGCGCGACCCCCGCCGAACGCCTGCTGGCGCGGACCGAACAGGAAAACAAGAGCTACAACGTCCGCCAGGCCCTCATCTCCGTGGGCAGCGGCGGCCTCACCGGCAAAGGGTGGCGCGACGGCACCCAGAGCGCCCTCGGATACCTCCCCCGCGCGGTGGCCCACAACGACTTCATCTTTTCCGTCATCGCCGAGGAGAAGGGCTTCCTCGGCAGCGTGACGGTCCTCACTCTCTATGGCCTGGTGCTCTTCAGCGGTCTTCGGATCGCCGCACGGGCCCGGGACCGCCTCGGCCGCCTCCTCGCCGTGGGCGTGGTCACTCTACTGTTCACGCATGTCTTCGTGAACATCGGCATGAACATCCGGCTGGTGCCGGTCACGGGCATACCCCTGCCCCTCCTGAGCGCGGGGGGCACCTCGGTGGTCTGCTCGCTGATCGCCATCGGCATTCTCCAAAACATTCACCTGCACCGGCGCCATTTCTGA
- a CDS encoding rod shape-determining protein MreC: MLKRAHYWALGTVTVLVVVLLNLPPNAAGRLRLGLQSLFIPLFGLAGAGQSFVDRASYATLTRTTLISELERVRATNDLLQIAAEQGRDALAENARLRALIAWEPLAPWRLRAARVIARDPTTWWRTVTVDYGARDGALVNQPVLTSGGLVGRIREVQPTQSQVALIGDPECGVSAVVVETRDPGIIQDARAAPDPDGLVILRTLQPSPDTLAGHRVVTSGLGGVFPRGIPVGEVVDTRLADGGLYTEARVRLWANLNQLEEVWILLK, translated from the coding sequence GTGCTGAAACGTGCACATTACTGGGCCCTGGGCACCGTCACGGTGCTCGTGGTCGTGCTGCTCAACCTGCCGCCCAATGCGGCGGGCCGGCTCCGTCTCGGGTTGCAATCCCTCTTCATCCCCCTGTTCGGACTGGCCGGAGCCGGACAAAGCTTCGTGGACCGCGCCAGTTACGCCACGCTGACCCGGACGACCCTGATCTCGGAATTGGAACGGGTGCGCGCCACGAACGATCTGCTCCAGATCGCCGCCGAGCAGGGACGCGACGCCCTGGCCGAAAACGCCCGGCTCCGCGCCCTCATCGCCTGGGAACCTCTGGCGCCCTGGCGCCTCCGGGCGGCCCGGGTCATCGCCCGGGACCCCACCACCTGGTGGCGCACGGTGACCGTGGACTACGGGGCACGGGACGGCGCCCTTGTGAACCAGCCCGTGCTCACCAGCGGGGGCCTGGTCGGACGCATCCGAGAGGTTCAACCCACCCAGTCCCAGGTCGCCCTGATTGGCGACCCTGAGTGCGGCGTGTCAGCGGTGGTGGTGGAAACCCGCGACCCCGGGATCATCCAGGACGCGAGGGCCGCCCCCGATCCCGATGGCCTCGTCATCCTCCGCACCCTGCAACCCAGCCCGGACACCCTGGCAGGCCACCGCGTCGTCACCAGCGGCCTCGGGGGCGTCTTTCCCCGTGGAATCCCGGTGGGTGAGGTGGTGGACACGCGGTTGGCGGATGGCGGCCTCTACACCGAGGCCCGGGTCCGGCTCTGGGCCAACCTGAACCAGCTCGAGGAAGTCTGGATTCTCCTGAAGTAA
- a CDS encoding rod shape-determining protein has product MLAQLKSLFSNDIGIDLGTANSLVFVRDQGIVLREPSVVAIQAGTTNVLAVGEEAKRMLGRTPGNIVAIRPMKDGVIADFEITEAMLRHFIQKVHHRKLIAPRVVVAVPSGITEVEKRAVKDSATHAGAREVYLIEQPMASAIGVGLPVHEPSGNMIVDIGGGTCEIAIISLAGIVFSRSVRVGGDEFDETIVAHLKRAHNLMIGERTAEEIKIRIGSAYTLDQELTMEVKGRDLAAGLPKTVLVRSEEVREALQEPLSSILESVRITLERCPPELSADLVDRGIMMAGGGALLRNIDKLLAQETGLPVHIADDPLSAVAQGTGKVLQELSFLKRVASSSTA; this is encoded by the coding sequence ATGCTAGCGCAACTCAAGAGTCTCTTTTCAAACGACATCGGGATTGATCTCGGCACCGCGAACTCCCTTGTGTTCGTCCGGGATCAAGGGATCGTCCTTCGAGAACCCTCGGTCGTCGCGATCCAGGCCGGCACCACCAATGTGCTGGCGGTGGGCGAGGAGGCCAAGCGGATGCTGGGGCGCACCCCGGGCAACATCGTGGCGATCCGTCCCATGAAGGACGGTGTCATTGCCGACTTCGAGATCACCGAGGCGATGCTGCGGCACTTCATTCAGAAGGTGCATCATCGGAAGCTGATCGCCCCCCGCGTGGTTGTGGCGGTGCCGTCGGGCATCACCGAGGTCGAAAAGCGGGCGGTGAAGGATTCCGCGACCCACGCCGGGGCGCGCGAGGTCTATCTGATCGAGCAACCGATGGCCTCGGCCATCGGGGTGGGCCTTCCCGTCCATGAACCCTCGGGCAACATGATCGTGGACATCGGCGGCGGCACCTGCGAGATCGCCATCATCTCCCTCGCGGGGATCGTGTTCAGCCGGAGCGTCCGCGTCGGCGGTGACGAATTTGACGAGACCATCGTTGCGCACCTGAAACGTGCCCACAATTTAATGATCGGCGAACGTACCGCCGAGGAGATCAAGATTCGCATTGGCTCCGCCTACACCCTCGACCAGGAACTCACCATGGAGGTCAAGGGCCGCGATCTCGCGGCCGGACTTCCCAAGACGGTGCTGGTCCGGTCCGAGGAGGTCCGCGAAGCCCTGCAGGAGCCTCTTTCCAGCATTCTGGAATCGGTTCGCATCACGCTCGAACGCTGCCCTCCGGAACTCTCGGCCGACCTGGTGGACCGGGGGATCATGATGGCCGGCGGCGGCGCATTGCTGCGGAACATTGACAAGCTCCTGGCCCAGGAAACCGGCCTGCCGGTCCACATTGCCGATGACCCCCTGAGCGCCGTCGCCCAGGGAACCGGCAAGGTGCTCCAGGAACTGAGCTTCCTGAAGCGCGTGGCCTCCAGTTCGACCGCCTGA
- the dnaJ gene encoding molecular chaperone DnaJ, with product MSRTRERRCFYEVLEVTRTATAEDIKKSYRKLALRYHPDKNAGDTAAEERFKEVGEAYEVLSDPDKRATYDRHGHAAFDRRAGGGAGGFHDPSEIFRQTFGGSDLGSIFEQMFGMGGDGGDPGGPARGGDLRYDLEISLEDAVHGVEREITVTKPATCPTCHGSGAEKGSKRIRCLQCAGRGQVLVSRGFISLRQTCPRCEGAGEVLDKPCRACEGDGRVDQASTIVLKIPPGVDTGTRLRSSGNGEAGQRGGPAGDLYVVLHVTEHEFFKREGDDLLCDVPIAFTQAALGADVEVPTLEGRAHIRVPAGTQHGTLFRLKGRGVRNVHGRGVGDLMVRVLVEVPTRLNAEQREHLEAFARSCDDQVNPQKASFFERARTFFR from the coding sequence ATGTCCCGCACCCGCGAACGCCGCTGCTTTTACGAAGTCCTTGAAGTGACCCGGACGGCCACCGCCGAGGACATCAAGAAGTCCTACCGCAAACTCGCCTTGCGGTACCATCCGGACAAAAACGCCGGCGACACGGCAGCCGAAGAACGCTTCAAGGAGGTGGGAGAGGCCTACGAGGTGTTGAGCGATCCCGACAAGCGCGCCACTTATGACCGTCACGGACACGCCGCATTTGACCGGCGGGCCGGCGGTGGGGCTGGCGGATTCCATGATCCCTCGGAGATTTTTCGGCAGACCTTCGGCGGATCCGATCTGGGCAGCATTTTCGAGCAGATGTTTGGCATGGGCGGCGACGGCGGCGACCCGGGCGGCCCGGCCCGCGGCGGCGATCTGCGCTACGACCTGGAGATTTCGCTCGAGGATGCCGTCCACGGGGTGGAGCGGGAGATCACGGTCACCAAGCCCGCCACGTGCCCGACCTGCCATGGGTCCGGCGCCGAGAAGGGCTCCAAGCGCATCCGCTGCCTCCAATGCGCCGGACGTGGCCAGGTGCTGGTGTCGCGGGGCTTCATCAGCCTGCGACAGACGTGCCCGCGCTGCGAGGGCGCCGGTGAGGTGCTCGACAAGCCATGCCGTGCCTGCGAGGGCGACGGCCGCGTGGACCAGGCTTCGACGATCGTCCTCAAGATTCCCCCGGGCGTGGACACCGGCACCCGGCTGCGATCTTCCGGCAACGGGGAGGCCGGGCAACGGGGAGGGCCCGCCGGGGACCTCTACGTGGTGCTCCACGTCACCGAGCATGAGTTTTTCAAGCGCGAGGGCGACGACCTGTTGTGCGACGTGCCGATCGCGTTCACCCAGGCGGCGCTGGGGGCGGATGTCGAAGTGCCCACGCTGGAGGGCCGGGCCCATATCCGGGTGCCGGCGGGCACCCAGCATGGGACCCTGTTTCGTCTCAAGGGTCGCGGCGTTCGCAACGTGCACGGGCGCGGTGTCGGCGACCTGATGGTCCGGGTGCTCGTCGAGGTGCCGACCCGGCTCAATGCGGAGCAGCGGGAGCACCTCGAGGCCTTCGCGCGGTCGTGCGACGACCAGGTCAACCCTCAAAAGGCCAGCTTCTTTGAGCGCGCCCGCACTTTTTTCCGCTGA
- a CDS encoding nucleotide exchange factor GrpE, whose protein sequence is MSSPEITMHNGNAPEAPPAAEPSDETARLAAELASRQETLLRLAADFDNFKKRTARERDEARRAGVEGVVARLLPVLDNFDMAMAAATQPGTSLESLRTGVGMIHGQFRSLLEELGVDVVEAAGQPFDPSLHEAVSTSLDATVPEGHVVQQVRRGYRFGDRLLRPASVVVSARAE, encoded by the coding sequence ATGAGTTCACCAGAGATCACGATGCACAACGGCAATGCCCCGGAGGCCCCGCCTGCGGCCGAACCGTCCGACGAGACGGCCCGCCTTGCCGCCGAACTGGCCTCCCGCCAGGAGACCCTCCTGCGCCTCGCCGCCGATTTCGACAACTTCAAGAAGCGCACCGCCCGGGAGCGCGATGAAGCCCGCCGCGCCGGGGTGGAGGGCGTGGTGGCCCGCCTGCTGCCGGTCCTCGACAACTTCGACATGGCGATGGCCGCCGCCACGCAGCCAGGCACCTCCCTCGAGTCCCTGCGGACGGGGGTGGGCATGATCCATGGTCAGTTCCGGTCGCTGCTCGAAGAGCTTGGCGTGGACGTCGTTGAGGCCGCGGGACAGCCGTTTGACCCGTCGCTTCACGAGGCGGTCTCCACCAGCCTGGATGCCACCGTCCCGGAAGGGCATGTCGTCCAGCAGGTCCGGCGGGGTTACCGGTTCGGCGACCGGCTCCTGCGTCCTGCCAGTGTCGTGGTCTCCGCCCGCGCCGAATAA
- a CDS encoding type II toxin-antitoxin system prevent-host-death family antitoxin has protein sequence MQASVAQAKSQLADLLRRAERGEEVVIARHGQPVARLVAIRRSGPPPVSATPLDAKAYAGIDLDEPAFPSWEKGGNARLD, from the coding sequence ATGCAAGCTTCCGTAGCCCAAGCCAAAAGCCAGTTGGCCGATTTGCTTCGACGGGCCGAACGGGGAGAAGAGGTGGTGATCGCCCGGCACGGGCAGCCCGTGGCACGGCTGGTGGCGATTCGACGCTCCGGCCCGCCGCCGGTTTCCGCAACGCCACTCGATGCGAAAGCGTACGCAGGGATTGATCTGGATGAACCCGCATTCCCCTCCTGGGAGAAGGGCGGCAATGCGCGCCTTGATTGA
- a CDS encoding PIN domain-containing protein: MRALIDSGLWWRRYHGLPMNRRLARFLEQEVSEFWLCPLSVQEMLCKWRHRKLPAPDPAGWLAEATAGYRLAPVTFEAARVAGLWDWAHGDPVDRLLAAIANTEGLTLVHTDQRLRPLTGFPQRYFPNVGME, translated from the coding sequence ATGCGCGCCTTGATTGATTCCGGATTGTGGTGGCGGCGTTATCACGGACTGCCGATGAACCGGCGGCTCGCCCGATTCCTGGAACAGGAGGTCAGCGAGTTCTGGCTCTGTCCCCTCTCGGTTCAGGAGATGCTGTGCAAGTGGCGGCATCGGAAGTTGCCCGCACCGGATCCCGCCGGATGGCTTGCCGAGGCCACGGCGGGCTACCGGCTCGCGCCGGTGACGTTTGAAGCCGCTCGGGTCGCCGGGCTTTGGGACTGGGCGCACGGAGATCCTGTGGACCGGTTGCTCGCCGCGATAGCGAACACCGAGGGATTGACGCTGGTGCATACGGATCAGCGGCTTCGGCCATTGACCGGTTTCCCGCAGCGATATTTTCCGAATGTCGGGATGGAGTGA
- a CDS encoding CAAX prenyl protease-related protein, giving the protein MDRIGASAIAVRVLPFAVFVGLTALQGQFGEGSRYGLYLGKTLVGAWMVWVWRDRLPECRWAFSWEALVVGVAVFGLWVGLDGRYPSLTELPRLVGLGRPPDPESLPQPWNPHAYFGSGSAAAWVLVGVRIAGSTLVVPAIEEVFYRSFAYRYLATTRWEDMPLNRWNAVSFFVTSAAFGLAHEQWLPGVLCGMAYQGLVLRKNRLGDAMTAHAVTNLLLGVWVAWKSAWHFW; this is encoded by the coding sequence ATGGATCGAATTGGCGCCTCCGCAATTGCGGTGCGTGTGTTGCCGTTCGCCGTCTTTGTCGGCCTGACGGCGCTGCAGGGGCAGTTCGGGGAGGGATCACGGTATGGGCTCTACCTGGGGAAGACGTTGGTGGGGGCCTGGATGGTCTGGGTGTGGCGGGACCGGCTGCCGGAATGTCGCTGGGCGTTCAGCTGGGAGGCCCTCGTCGTCGGTGTGGCGGTCTTCGGGTTGTGGGTGGGGTTGGATGGCCGGTATCCGTCACTGACCGAATTGCCGCGGCTCGTGGGGCTGGGGCGGCCGCCGGATCCGGAATCGCTCCCGCAGCCTTGGAATCCGCATGCCTATTTTGGTTCCGGGAGTGCGGCGGCCTGGGTCCTCGTGGGGGTCCGCATCGCGGGCTCAACGCTGGTCGTGCCGGCGATTGAAGAGGTTTTTTACCGGTCGTTTGCCTATCGGTACCTGGCGACAACCCGATGGGAGGACATGCCGCTCAATCGCTGGAATGCCGTCTCGTTTTTCGTGACCTCGGCGGCGTTTGGGCTCGCCCACGAACAATGGCTTCCCGGGGTTCTGTGCGGCATGGCCTATCAAGGATTGGTGCTCCGGAAGAACCGGCTGGGCGATGCGATGACGGCACACGCCGTGACCAATCTGTTGCTCGGGGTGTGGGTGGCGTGGAAGTCCGCCTGGCATTTTTGGTGA